The following proteins are encoded in a genomic region of Amblyraja radiata isolate CabotCenter1 chromosome 19, sAmbRad1.1.pri, whole genome shotgun sequence:
- the gnptab gene encoding N-acetylglucosamine-1-phosphotransferase subunits alpha/beta isoform X2, whose product MVLNSMLKLVQRQTYTCLSHRYGLYLCFGGLVLMIVSAFQFGEVVLEWSRDQYHVMFDSYRDNVAGKSFQNRLCLPMPIDVVYTWVNGTDPGLLKELQELREQMKNDQNKLRESLGNATEATKKSEKQPECMLSLCVKGPMIVLDPSLPANITVTELPSLFPLFRAVKHLYQIPKLKTPSSNITVLMFDNQKEVDDALSTKQSQNDKRLAWRGYLTTDKESPGSVLMPNLAFLSGFPASCKEEEHIRAKLPPVITGKMKQLQLYSEAGVVLLLLKDPRDFVELTKQPKHNMTIEGKEITVNPVYLLWDLSTISQSKQDDDISASRFEDNEELRYSLRSVERYAPWIRHVFIVTNGQIPSWLNLDNPRVTIVTHQEIFRNLSHLPTFSSPAIETHLHRIPGLSQKFIYLNDDVMFGEEVWPDDFYSHSNGQKVYLTWPVPNCADGCPGSWIKDGYCDKACNNSACDWDGGDCLGNTASSRGGGAAGVVNAQAWQFAGGLPGLTYCNQGCANSWLADKFCDQACNVLSCGFDAGDCGQDHFDQMYGVILFHNQTHYVIPKGEALTYFSFEGFANKIAEASFVDNAVIWHASVANKWKTIHLIMHRGINTTAVYFNLTFLDKNDKEFKMHLTVEVDTRESLKTNQSSTLKERKAKNVTAAPLEIEVPFKEIPKELLFPKIQERTLDDLNISLLLHLQSVNVSLLPISVQNQLQELDSKLKEGDITLKGYNHTKLFILKPFGNLIHASKKNENEGGNQRTENILVKDLDFSEKGFTDADYMGKDENAKNHLTKERVENGQAGRNEQADNLVTLNSSSAMKMSAILKDPPKDIPVLQKSDVKPITSQRILHILIPNDSSKLKQDQSAKEIDTKFKAQEQRVKALREVNTVTSEVEFKNISTGYANRKLHYYVENYVGFLPWEKQRYFQDLLQEKAKLEKAYAYYTDSKQMGRKLQDTFADSLRYVNKLLNTKFGFTSRKVPAHMPHMVDRVIMSDLQDLFPEAFDKSSDHKVRHSEDMQFAFSYFYYVMSALQPLNLSDVFDEVDTDRSGILSDREIRTLATRIHELPLSLQDLTSLEQMLINCSKILPANETHIDRVSPTKEAYYDPNLPAVTKGLVINCKPITDRIRKAYKDKNKYKFEIMGEEEIAFKMIRTNVSHVVGQLDDIRRNPRKFICLNDNIDHNHKDGATVKAVLRDFYESLFPVASQFELPREYRNRFLHMHELREWRAYRDKLKFWTHCVLVTLIVFTISSFFAEQLIALKRKIFPRRRVYMNVAFDRSSV is encoded by the exons GTTATGTTTGCCAATGCCAATTGATGTGGTATATACGTGGGTGAATGGTACAGATCCCGGTTTACTAAAGGAGCTACAAGAATTAAGGGAACAGATGAAGAACGACCAGAATAAACTGAG AGAAAGTCTTGGAAACGCCACAGAGGCCACAAAGAAAAG TGAGAAGCAACCAGAATGCATGTTATCGCTGTGTGTAAAGGGTCCCATGATTGTTTTGGATCCGAGTTTACCAGCAAACATTACCGTCACAGAACTgccttctctcttccctctcttccgTGCTGTAAAGCATCTCTATCAGATACCAAAGCTGAAAACCCCATCGTCCAATATTACTGTACTTATGTTTGATAATCAAAAAGAAG TGGATGATGCACTTTCAACAAAACAAAGCCAAAATGATAAACGATTGGCATGGAGAGGATATCTG ACCACAGATAAAGAATCTCCTGGATCGGTCCTAATGCCGAATCTTGCGTTCCTGAGTGGTTTTCCAGCATCCTGCAAAGAGGAGGAACATATCCGAGCCAAACTACCGCCAGTTATTACTGGCAAGATGAAACAA CTGCAGTTATATTCTGAAGCTGGTGTGGTGCTATTATTACTCAAAGATCCAAGAGATTTTGTGGAACTAACCAAGCAGCCCAAGCATAACATGACTATAGAGGGGAAAGAGATAACAGTCAACCCTGTCTATTTATTGTGGGACCTCAGCACTATCAGCCAG TCCAAGCAGGATGATGATATTTCAGCCAGTCGGTTTGAGGACAATGAGGAATTGCGCTACTCTCTGCGGTCTGTGGAGAGATATGCACCATGGATACGCCATGTCTTTATCGTAACCAATGGCCAAATTCCTTCTTGGTTGAACTTGGACAATCCTCGTGTAACAATCGTAACGCATCAG GAGATCTTCAGGAATCTCAGCCATTTGCCAACCTTTAGCTCGCCAGCCATTGAAACACATCTCCATCGCATTCCCGGCCTTTCTCAGAAATTCATCTATTTAAATGATGATGTCATGTTTGGAGAGGAAGTGTGGCCTGATGACTTTTACTCTCATTCGAATGGACAAAAG GTTTACCTCACCTGGCCAGTTCCAAATTGTGCTGATGGATGTCCTGGCTCTTGGATTAAAGATGGCTACTGTGACAAGGCTTGCAATAATTCAGCTTGTGATTGGGATGGAGGCGATTGTCTTG GTAACACTGCAAGTAGTCGTGGCGGTGGTGCTGCAGGAGTGGTGAATGCACAGGCCTGGCAGTTTGCTGGTGGTCTTCCAGGACTAACGTATTGCAACCAAGGTTGCGCCAACTCTTGGCTGGCTGATAAATTTTGTGATCAAGCTTGTAACGTCTTATCATGTGGATTTGACGCTGGTGATTGTGGACAAG ACCACTTTGATCAGATGTATGGCGTGATTCTTTTTCACAACCAGACCCATTATGTGATTCCGAAAGGTGAGGCGTTGACTTACTTCAGTTTTGAGGGGTTTGCTAACAAGATCGCAGAGGCATCATTTGTAGATAATGCAGTTATTTGGCACGCTTCCGTGGCTAACAAATGGAAGACAATTCACTTGATCATGCACAGAGGAATTAATACAACCGCTGTCTATTTTAATTTGACTTTCCTGGACAAAAATGATAAGGAATTTAAAATGCACCTTACTGTTGAAGTTGACACCAGAGAAAGTCTGAAAACAAACCAatcttccactttgaaggaaagaaAGGCAAAAAATGTCACTGCAGCCCCACTGGAAATAGAGGTGCCATTCAAAGAGATTCCTAAAGAACTGCTATTCCCCAAAATTCAGGAAAGGACTTTGGATGACTTGAACATCAGCCTTCTGCTCCATCTTCAGTCTGTTAATGTATCACTTCTGCCTATTTCTGTACAAAATCAATTGCAagaattggattcaaaattgaaaGAAGGTGATATTACACTTAAAGGGTATAATCATACAAAGTTATTTATTTTGAAACCTTTTGGAAATCTTATCCATGCTtcaaaaaagaatgaaaatgaagGAGGGAATCAGCGCACAGAAAATATTTTGGTAAAGGATCTGGACTTCTCGGAAAAGGGATTTACTGATGCAGATTATATGGGTAAGGATGAAAACGCTAAGAACCATTTGACAAAAGAGCGTGTTGAGAATGGCCAAGCAGGAAGAAATGAACAAGCTGACAATCTAGTAACTCTGAATTCTTCCTCTGCGATGAAAATGAGTGCCATATTAAAAGACCCACCCAAGGATATCCCAGTGTTACAAAAATCAGATGTCAAACCCATCACTTCACAGAGAATTCTTCATATTCTTATTCcaaatgacagcagcaagctaaaACAGGATCAGAGTGCCAAAGAGATTGATACAAAGTTCAAGGCTCAAGAGCAAAGAGTTAAAGCATTAAGAGAGGTCAACACTGTGACGTCAGAAGTTGAATTTAAAAACATCAGTACAGGATATGCCAACAGAAAACTGCATTATTATGTTGAAAATTATGTTGGCTTTCTACCGTGGGAAAAACAAAGGTATTTTCAAGATCTGTTGCAA GAGAAGGCAAAGCTGGAGAAGGCGTATGCATATTACACTGACAGTAAACAAATGGGAAGAAAACTCCAGGACACGTTTGCAGACTCATTGCGCTATGTGAATAAACTTCTCAATACCAAATTTGGATTTACTTCTCGTAAGGTTCCTGCTCACATGCCTCACATGGTTGATCGTGTTATCATGAGTGATCTTCAAGATCT TTTTCCAGAGGCCTTTGACAAGTCTTCTGACCATAAGGTTCGTCATTCTGAGGACATGCAGTTTGCATTTTCCTATTTTTACTACGTAATGAGTGCACTACAGCCATTAAACCTATCCGATGTTTTTGATGAGGTTGACACCGATCGATCAGGAATCCTCTCTGATCGGGAAATCAGGACGTTAGCAACCAGGATTCATGAACTTCCCCTGAGCTTGCAG GATTTAACCAGTTTGGAACAAATGCTGATCAATTGCTCAAaaatacttcctgcaaatgaaacTCATATCGACAGAGTTTCTCCCACCAAGGAGGCATATTATGACCCGAACTTG CCTGCAGTAACTAAAGGACTTGTGATCAACTGCAAACCAATCACTGATCGGATCCGTAAGGCTTACAAggacaaaaataaatacaa GTTTGAAATCATGGGAGAAGAAGAGATAGCTTTTAAAATGATTCGCACTAATGTTTCTCATGTGGTTGGACAATTGGATGACATCCGAAGAAATCCGAG GAAATTTATTTGTTTAAATGACAACATTGATCACAATCATAAGGATGGAGCCACAGTGAAGGCAGTGCTTCGAGATTTCTACGAGTCATTGTTCCCCGTGGCATCCCAGTTTGAGCTGCCAAGGGAGTACCGCAACCGGTTTCTCCATATGCATGAGCTTCGGGAATG GAGAGCATACAGAGACAAGTTGAAGTTCTGGACACACTGTGTGCTAGTCACTCTAATTGTTTTCACAATTTCTTCCTTCTTTGCTGAACAG ctaATTGCACTAAAACGCAAAATTTTCCCAAGAAGACGAGTATACATGAATGTCGCTTTCGATCGAAGCAGCGTGTAG
- the gnptab gene encoding N-acetylglucosamine-1-phosphotransferase subunits alpha/beta isoform X1 — MVLNSMLKLVQRQTYTCLSHRYGLYLCFGGLVLMIVSAFQFGEVVLEWSRDQYHVMFDSYRDNVAGKSFQNRLCLPMPIDVVYTWVNGTDPGLLKELQELREQMKNDQNKLRESLGNATEATKKRFIYYSEKQPECMLSLCVKGPMIVLDPSLPANITVTELPSLFPLFRAVKHLYQIPKLKTPSSNITVLMFDNQKEVDDALSTKQSQNDKRLAWRGYLTTDKESPGSVLMPNLAFLSGFPASCKEEEHIRAKLPPVITGKMKQLQLYSEAGVVLLLLKDPRDFVELTKQPKHNMTIEGKEITVNPVYLLWDLSTISQSKQDDDISASRFEDNEELRYSLRSVERYAPWIRHVFIVTNGQIPSWLNLDNPRVTIVTHQEIFRNLSHLPTFSSPAIETHLHRIPGLSQKFIYLNDDVMFGEEVWPDDFYSHSNGQKVYLTWPVPNCADGCPGSWIKDGYCDKACNNSACDWDGGDCLGNTASSRGGGAAGVVNAQAWQFAGGLPGLTYCNQGCANSWLADKFCDQACNVLSCGFDAGDCGQDHFDQMYGVILFHNQTHYVIPKGEALTYFSFEGFANKIAEASFVDNAVIWHASVANKWKTIHLIMHRGINTTAVYFNLTFLDKNDKEFKMHLTVEVDTRESLKTNQSSTLKERKAKNVTAAPLEIEVPFKEIPKELLFPKIQERTLDDLNISLLLHLQSVNVSLLPISVQNQLQELDSKLKEGDITLKGYNHTKLFILKPFGNLIHASKKNENEGGNQRTENILVKDLDFSEKGFTDADYMGKDENAKNHLTKERVENGQAGRNEQADNLVTLNSSSAMKMSAILKDPPKDIPVLQKSDVKPITSQRILHILIPNDSSKLKQDQSAKEIDTKFKAQEQRVKALREVNTVTSEVEFKNISTGYANRKLHYYVENYVGFLPWEKQRYFQDLLQEKAKLEKAYAYYTDSKQMGRKLQDTFADSLRYVNKLLNTKFGFTSRKVPAHMPHMVDRVIMSDLQDLFPEAFDKSSDHKVRHSEDMQFAFSYFYYVMSALQPLNLSDVFDEVDTDRSGILSDREIRTLATRIHELPLSLQDLTSLEQMLINCSKILPANETHIDRVSPTKEAYYDPNLPAVTKGLVINCKPITDRIRKAYKDKNKYKFEIMGEEEIAFKMIRTNVSHVVGQLDDIRRNPRKFICLNDNIDHNHKDGATVKAVLRDFYESLFPVASQFELPREYRNRFLHMHELREWRAYRDKLKFWTHCVLVTLIVFTISSFFAEQLIALKRKIFPRRRVYMNVAFDRSSV; from the exons GTTATGTTTGCCAATGCCAATTGATGTGGTATATACGTGGGTGAATGGTACAGATCCCGGTTTACTAAAGGAGCTACAAGAATTAAGGGAACAGATGAAGAACGACCAGAATAAACTGAG AGAAAGTCTTGGAAACGCCACAGAGGCCACAAAGAAAAG ATTTATTTATTACAGTGAGAAGCAACCAGAATGCATGTTATCGCTGTGTGTAAAGGGTCCCATGATTGTTTTGGATCCGAGTTTACCAGCAAACATTACCGTCACAGAACTgccttctctcttccctctcttccgTGCTGTAAAGCATCTCTATCAGATACCAAAGCTGAAAACCCCATCGTCCAATATTACTGTACTTATGTTTGATAATCAAAAAGAAG TGGATGATGCACTTTCAACAAAACAAAGCCAAAATGATAAACGATTGGCATGGAGAGGATATCTG ACCACAGATAAAGAATCTCCTGGATCGGTCCTAATGCCGAATCTTGCGTTCCTGAGTGGTTTTCCAGCATCCTGCAAAGAGGAGGAACATATCCGAGCCAAACTACCGCCAGTTATTACTGGCAAGATGAAACAA CTGCAGTTATATTCTGAAGCTGGTGTGGTGCTATTATTACTCAAAGATCCAAGAGATTTTGTGGAACTAACCAAGCAGCCCAAGCATAACATGACTATAGAGGGGAAAGAGATAACAGTCAACCCTGTCTATTTATTGTGGGACCTCAGCACTATCAGCCAG TCCAAGCAGGATGATGATATTTCAGCCAGTCGGTTTGAGGACAATGAGGAATTGCGCTACTCTCTGCGGTCTGTGGAGAGATATGCACCATGGATACGCCATGTCTTTATCGTAACCAATGGCCAAATTCCTTCTTGGTTGAACTTGGACAATCCTCGTGTAACAATCGTAACGCATCAG GAGATCTTCAGGAATCTCAGCCATTTGCCAACCTTTAGCTCGCCAGCCATTGAAACACATCTCCATCGCATTCCCGGCCTTTCTCAGAAATTCATCTATTTAAATGATGATGTCATGTTTGGAGAGGAAGTGTGGCCTGATGACTTTTACTCTCATTCGAATGGACAAAAG GTTTACCTCACCTGGCCAGTTCCAAATTGTGCTGATGGATGTCCTGGCTCTTGGATTAAAGATGGCTACTGTGACAAGGCTTGCAATAATTCAGCTTGTGATTGGGATGGAGGCGATTGTCTTG GTAACACTGCAAGTAGTCGTGGCGGTGGTGCTGCAGGAGTGGTGAATGCACAGGCCTGGCAGTTTGCTGGTGGTCTTCCAGGACTAACGTATTGCAACCAAGGTTGCGCCAACTCTTGGCTGGCTGATAAATTTTGTGATCAAGCTTGTAACGTCTTATCATGTGGATTTGACGCTGGTGATTGTGGACAAG ACCACTTTGATCAGATGTATGGCGTGATTCTTTTTCACAACCAGACCCATTATGTGATTCCGAAAGGTGAGGCGTTGACTTACTTCAGTTTTGAGGGGTTTGCTAACAAGATCGCAGAGGCATCATTTGTAGATAATGCAGTTATTTGGCACGCTTCCGTGGCTAACAAATGGAAGACAATTCACTTGATCATGCACAGAGGAATTAATACAACCGCTGTCTATTTTAATTTGACTTTCCTGGACAAAAATGATAAGGAATTTAAAATGCACCTTACTGTTGAAGTTGACACCAGAGAAAGTCTGAAAACAAACCAatcttccactttgaaggaaagaaAGGCAAAAAATGTCACTGCAGCCCCACTGGAAATAGAGGTGCCATTCAAAGAGATTCCTAAAGAACTGCTATTCCCCAAAATTCAGGAAAGGACTTTGGATGACTTGAACATCAGCCTTCTGCTCCATCTTCAGTCTGTTAATGTATCACTTCTGCCTATTTCTGTACAAAATCAATTGCAagaattggattcaaaattgaaaGAAGGTGATATTACACTTAAAGGGTATAATCATACAAAGTTATTTATTTTGAAACCTTTTGGAAATCTTATCCATGCTtcaaaaaagaatgaaaatgaagGAGGGAATCAGCGCACAGAAAATATTTTGGTAAAGGATCTGGACTTCTCGGAAAAGGGATTTACTGATGCAGATTATATGGGTAAGGATGAAAACGCTAAGAACCATTTGACAAAAGAGCGTGTTGAGAATGGCCAAGCAGGAAGAAATGAACAAGCTGACAATCTAGTAACTCTGAATTCTTCCTCTGCGATGAAAATGAGTGCCATATTAAAAGACCCACCCAAGGATATCCCAGTGTTACAAAAATCAGATGTCAAACCCATCACTTCACAGAGAATTCTTCATATTCTTATTCcaaatgacagcagcaagctaaaACAGGATCAGAGTGCCAAAGAGATTGATACAAAGTTCAAGGCTCAAGAGCAAAGAGTTAAAGCATTAAGAGAGGTCAACACTGTGACGTCAGAAGTTGAATTTAAAAACATCAGTACAGGATATGCCAACAGAAAACTGCATTATTATGTTGAAAATTATGTTGGCTTTCTACCGTGGGAAAAACAAAGGTATTTTCAAGATCTGTTGCAA GAGAAGGCAAAGCTGGAGAAGGCGTATGCATATTACACTGACAGTAAACAAATGGGAAGAAAACTCCAGGACACGTTTGCAGACTCATTGCGCTATGTGAATAAACTTCTCAATACCAAATTTGGATTTACTTCTCGTAAGGTTCCTGCTCACATGCCTCACATGGTTGATCGTGTTATCATGAGTGATCTTCAAGATCT TTTTCCAGAGGCCTTTGACAAGTCTTCTGACCATAAGGTTCGTCATTCTGAGGACATGCAGTTTGCATTTTCCTATTTTTACTACGTAATGAGTGCACTACAGCCATTAAACCTATCCGATGTTTTTGATGAGGTTGACACCGATCGATCAGGAATCCTCTCTGATCGGGAAATCAGGACGTTAGCAACCAGGATTCATGAACTTCCCCTGAGCTTGCAG GATTTAACCAGTTTGGAACAAATGCTGATCAATTGCTCAAaaatacttcctgcaaatgaaacTCATATCGACAGAGTTTCTCCCACCAAGGAGGCATATTATGACCCGAACTTG CCTGCAGTAACTAAAGGACTTGTGATCAACTGCAAACCAATCACTGATCGGATCCGTAAGGCTTACAAggacaaaaataaatacaa GTTTGAAATCATGGGAGAAGAAGAGATAGCTTTTAAAATGATTCGCACTAATGTTTCTCATGTGGTTGGACAATTGGATGACATCCGAAGAAATCCGAG GAAATTTATTTGTTTAAATGACAACATTGATCACAATCATAAGGATGGAGCCACAGTGAAGGCAGTGCTTCGAGATTTCTACGAGTCATTGTTCCCCGTGGCATCCCAGTTTGAGCTGCCAAGGGAGTACCGCAACCGGTTTCTCCATATGCATGAGCTTCGGGAATG GAGAGCATACAGAGACAAGTTGAAGTTCTGGACACACTGTGTGCTAGTCACTCTAATTGTTTTCACAATTTCTTCCTTCTTTGCTGAACAG ctaATTGCACTAAAACGCAAAATTTTCCCAAGAAGACGAGTATACATGAATGTCGCTTTCGATCGAAGCAGCGTGTAG